A genomic window from Zalophus californianus isolate mZalCal1 chromosome 13, mZalCal1.pri.v2, whole genome shotgun sequence includes:
- the LOC113934663 gene encoding olfactory receptor 13C7-like has translation MDRSNWTSPVVGFILLGLSAHPRLEKMFFVLILLMYLVILLGNGLLIVVTLLDSRLHTPMYFFLGNLSFLDICYTTSSVPLILDSFLTPKKTIPFSACAMQMFLSFAMGATECVLLGMMAFDRYVAICNPLRYPMVMNKAAYVPMALTSWAAGSMTAMVQTSLAMRLPFCGDNVINHFTCEILAVLKLACADISINVISMAVANVIFLGVPVLFIFVSYVFIIATILKIPSAEGRKKAFSTCSAHFTVVVIFYGTILFMYGKPKSKDPLGADKQDVSDKLTSLFYGVVTPMLNPIIYSLRNKDVKAAVKNLAFHKHFAQ, from the coding sequence ATGGACAGGTCCAATTGGACTTCTCCTGTGGTGGGGTTCATCCTCCTGGGACTCTCAGCCCACCCAAGGCTGGAGAAAATGTTCTTTGTGCTCATCCTCCTGATGTACCTGGTGATCCTGCTGGGCAACGGGCTCCTCATCGTGGTGACCCTCCTTGACTCCCGCCTGCACAcgcccatgtacttcttcctgggGAACCTCTCCTTCCTGGACATCTGCTACACAACCTCCTCAGTCCCCCTCATTCTCGACAGCTTCCTAACCCCAAAGAAAACCATACCTTTCTCTGCCTGTGCCATGCAGATGTTTCTCTCCTTTGCTATGGGAGCCACAGAGTGTGTGCTTCTGGGCATGATGGCATTTGAtcgctatgtggccatctgtaaCCCCCTTAGGTACCCTATGGTCATGAACAAGGCTGCCTATGTGCCCATGGCTCTCACCTCCTGGGCAGCTGGAAGCATGACTGCCATGGTGCAAACATCCTTAGCAATGCGACTGCCCTTCTGTGGGGACAATGTCATCAACCACTTCACCTGTGAGATCCTCGCTGTCCTGAAGTTGGCCTGTGCTGACATCTCCATCAATGTGATCAGTATGGCAGTGGCCAATGTCATCTTCCTGGGCGTTccagttctgttcatttttgtctCCTATGTGTTCATCATTGCTACCATCCTGAAGATCCCCTCAGCTGAGGGGAGGAAAAAGGCCTTCTCCACTTGCTCTGCCCACTTCACAGTCGTGGTCATCTTCTATGGAACAATCCTCTTCATGTATGGGAAGCCGAAATCCAAGGACCCCCTGGGAGCAGACAAGCAGGATGTTTCAGACAAGCTCACCTCCCTCTTCTATGGGGTTGTGACCCCCATGCTCAACCCCATCATCTATAGCCTCAGGAACAAGGATGTGAAGGCTGCTGTGAAGAACCTGGCATTTCACAAACACTTTGCCCAGTGA